The window AGTTAACATGAAACTTACTATCATCATTTATAACCCAGGCTATGCCTATTCGAGGACTTAGACTCGTCTTTACGGAAGCAGGTATGGTTGAAATGGTGTCGATTACCCAATCATAATCTAACTCCGTAAGATCCACCTCTATTTGAGGTCGTGCGGCGCGTGGATCAAAAAAATCATATCGGAGACCACTATTAATAACCAGAGTTCCACTTACATATTTGCCTTGAAGAAATAAACTTCCTCTCCTCGGCTCATATTCGTACTCACTATCATACATGATGTATACCGGAAAACCGTCGCTCCAGTTTTTTATGTCTCTTCGGTGAACATTTTTACGATACAGATAATATTGGGTAAAGCTACCCCCACCCTTGAATTGGAGCTTTTCAGATACCTGAGATGTAAGTGCAAATTTTGAGTATAATTGGTTCTCAACATGGTCCATCCACCAGGGATAGGCTCCTTCCAAAACATATCCTGAATCAGACACCGCTGGTACTCTTTCCAGCGCATCTCTGCTTCCATAAACTGATTTAATGAAACTGTATAGACTGAGGTTTAGCTCATAAAATGTTTGTGCAGTTAGGGTGTGGCTAATTGTCCCTGCAATTCGATTACTTTTTTTTGATAGACCCGGTAAGGCTCCAAGGTTGTATTTCCAAACATGGTCGTATTCCCGCCATTGCCAATTTGAGTACAGATCCTGGAGCGTGAGTTTTAATGTGTGATTCAAAAAAGAGGCGCTCAATTTACCAGTGAGGTTAATATTCATGCTCGAATCAGGGTCGTAAATTCTCATTTTGCGCACGCCGAACTGTTCTTGTAAAGTGCGCGTACTGGGAAAACAAACATCCCCTGCAAAAAAATAGGAAGTGTTGGAAGTAAAGATTGGACCACCAACAGCTAAATCGATCATGTATTCTGGTGTTTTTCCGCTTGTAAATGGCTGAGGGTTGTTTGAATAATCCATCACATGACTTTGAGTTTTGAGAAAGAAATCGCCAGATCCTTCTTTCGTGAGGATATTGACTACGCCTGACATGGCGTTTCCGTACTCCGCTGTAAATCCACCGGTTTGAACAGAAATATCAACAATGGATGTGTTAGGTAGATCGGTGCCAGCTTTACCGTCTATGGTGTTCTGAATGGGCATCCCATCCACTAAATAGATGAGTTCAGACTTGCGTCCACCCCGAACATGTCCGGCGGCGACTCCAGGAAGAGACTCGACCAGTTCCTGGTAGTTCAATATTGGGTGCTTATCCAGTAGATCTGGTGAGATAAAACGAGTGGTCGATGTGATCTGTCCCGTTAGATCCATTGTCTTAGATTCAACTAT is drawn from Candidatus Neomarinimicrobiota bacterium and contains these coding sequences:
- a CDS encoding TonB-dependent receptor — its product is MIMILLILYLSIVPIYAGVTGTITGHVNNGLTGESLPGVQVIIDGSNRGAICDVSGVFYIVNIPPGKYDLRFEMIGYSKKVVMGVQVAIDLQTQVNVKLLPSTLEGETVIVESKTMDLTGQITSTTRFISPDLLDKHPILNYQELVESLPGVAAGHVRGGRKSELIYLVDGMPIQNTIDGKAGTDLPNTSIVDISVQTGGFTAEYGNAMSGVVNILTKEGSGDFFLKTQSHVMDYSNNPQPFTSGKTPEYMIDLAVGGPIFTSNTSYFFAGDVCFPSTRTLQEQFGVRKMRIYDPDSSMNINLTGKLSASFLNHTLKLTLQDLYSNWQWREYDHVWKYNLGALPGLSKKSNRIAGTISHTLTAQTFYELNLSLYSFIKSVYGSRDALERVPAVSDSGYVLEGAYPWWMDHVENQLYSKFALTSQVSEKLQFKGGGSFTQYYLYRKNVHRRDIKNWSDGFPVYIMYDSEYEYEPRRGSLFLQGKYVSGTLVINSGLRYDFFDPRAARPQIEVDLTELDYDWVIDTISTIPASVKTSLSPRIGIAWVINDDSKFHVNYGYFFQMPSFDYLYTNPNLNVANGFSTIGDADLKPAQTRAIEFGMMQSLGDWGTIDFVIFSKDVINLIDSNTLLVYGNNYQKEGFTRFVNIGQSDIQGLEMYLDLFLSDKLSGDIAYTMMTAKGSSSYSLEGLWRNFEVTTRGTELYPLSWDQRHTLDANLEFSFNTWLSSVVSLHYNSGLPYTLDKGEYTVPNGERMKSTHDVDLRINGLWKVGDQRLLKAFLEVTNILDQQNVLWVDSNGFAGGILSDPGAYDLGRRFRAGVGFEF